ACTGTTCTTTATGTCGATTGGCTGGAGCAGCTTAGAATGTGCTTAACAGAAGAACAAGAgtggagatttttgtttttctgggtggACCAATCAGATCATTGCTTGACTTTCTGTTCATCTCATTTGATCTACATCAAGcataagcaattaaaaaaataaacgcTGGAGACCAGAGGGATTCAGGGCAAAGCCTATTGTTAGAGACAGCCTTTCCACGTGCACTGTTGTCATTGCAGAAGAGGATGAACTGGATGTACCTGAAGACATCAACGTCCGGGTTATGTCATCCCAGTCTGTGCTGGTTGCCTGGGTGGATCCtgttttggaaaaacagaaaaaagttgtTGCATCAAGGtacttttccttatttctttgtctttattttatgtttgagaGATGTAGTTTTTCTGGCCCTGAAGAGACATGTATTTATTTGAACGACTGTATTCTCTGACCTGTGTGAACGCTGGCCTTTTTTGTAGCTGATGGGTAGACAGTTCATGACAGTCTAGCTAATCCCGAGTGTGGTACCCGTTTCCCACAAATAGATGCCACCAGGGCCTCTTGTGTAAGACTCACAGCAGGACCTCATATCTCAAGTGTTAAAAGTTTTATCTTGTGTCTGGCACTTCCCtagattctgtttctttctttgtccccATTTGGATTTTGCTTTATCTCATTGATGTTCTGTTCATGCACAGAGGAGGTGGGCCCATCTTGGGATGACTTACCAAGATGGGTCTTACCGTCCTCCTGTTATCTGGGAGGAGCAGCCTCAGGAAGGGTCTATGTGGAGGGGTGGGCATTTCTCTAATGCCTGCACACTGTGGTTCCTGTTTAGACGGTCTCCAAACACTGACCTGCTTCACGTCCGGCTCATCTGTGTGTAATAAAAAGCTGTATTTTGTCTTAAGCCATGAAGTTAGACTACTCTGGTTTTTATACTCACTTGCAATagcaacagaagaaaaaccaACTGTaaggttaaaataattttttgtgttAAAAAAGCCACTGGTGAATGCCATTTCTTCTAGTGGCAGATTAATATAGTCATAACAATTTTATGTGTTAAATGCCTAAGCAGTTTATGGAGCCAAGAGAAAGCCAGAGATTTGGTGGGCTAGTCATTGTGCATTAATTTTTGAACCTATTTGCAACCAGGAAAAGTGAATAGACTTTAACAAGTGAATGGAATATAATGCtgagtgtatatacatatgtgtatttgtatTAGATATAGATAGATTTTTGTTTGTGCTAGATAGAGCCTCCATCACTGTCTGCTAGTTAAAAAAGACATCTCCTCCTTTTGAACGACCTCAGAAGATGCATGGTGATTCTCTCCCAAGCCATAGGGCGCCCCCAACACAAAGTGTACCTGATTACCATTAGACTTTGATTTCCAATATCTTGATGAAAATGAAAGAGGGCTTGAGTTTTCTTAGCAGAATTCCTATGCAAATTGGTGTGCTGTGCCTGAAACTGAAGTTTGACCCTAACTAACTAAATATCATAATGAATAGCACATTGTTTATGCATCAGATGCTTCCTACTGTAGAGTGGCCACAAAGAAAACTCCTCTGAAAAGCAGTGTCGTAAGTGGCATTTGCCACTCGTAACGTCGAGTGTTGAGGATGTCTTCTGTCTGGGGTCATCGGACATGGCCGTGTTTGGTCACGCCGTACGTCGCTGCCTGCTCATCACACTGTAGAGTTCTTTTAtgatctcctctctcctctctgtttgTTACACATTTTTGTTCCATCTCATGGTAATAAGTCTACTCAAAACCACATGCTGCCTGTCTTCCTGAACTTACAGAAAACATGCCTGCTCTGGCATGGAATGAGtcttcttatctttcttttctggACAGCCAAGATACTTTGAGCCAGTTCTGGTTCTCAACACTGCCGTTTCCACACCACGTAcatacacatccacacacacatccctgaTAAGGCACTTGCCTCATAAAAACAGTCCCCCTTCTGTCCACTTCCTTTTACTCTCTGCCTGGTCTTTTCAGCAATAAGATGTTTTGGTCTTGAAAAGACATGAACCTCCATCTTTCCTGGCCGACTTGAGACACCTCTCCCTGGAACTTAAGTAGATTCTTTGAGCCACTAACCAAGTCAAAagtttagaattttctcttccttgatTTCTCCACTTACCTCCAAAAGCCATCACTTATGGGGAAGAAGAAATCAAGGAATTCAGTGTTCAGCTGCAGAGAACTGATcacctgcatgtgtgtgtggctgtCCTGCGTTTTCTTCCAGACAGTACACGGTGCGCTATCGAGAAAAGGGGGAATTGGCGAGGTGGGATTACAGGCAGGTCTCCAACAGACGCGTGCTGATCGACAGCCTGGTTCCTGACACCATGTATGAATTTGCAGTCCGCATTTCACAGGGGGAGAGAGATGGCAAATGGAGTACATCTGTCTTCCAGAGAACACCGGAATCTGGTTGGTACTCAGGGTGGCCTTTGGACTCTCAACCTGGGAATTAGCCctaaatgaagattttaaaatagtttaagaaGCCAATAGTGACAAGGTCCAGAAgaggcattttttaaagtaacatgaACCCTAAATCTTGGAAGGATCTCTATGTACGAAGGCAAAGCCATTTCCTCGGGTCCACGGTTTATCCTTCActgcctctttatttttattagcatGTTACTCTGACATGTGGAGCGTATTACAACCAAGTGGCACCTCTATAAATCTCCACCGTGTGTGTGAATGTCCCATGTAACACATGGCTCTAGAGTAGAGGACAGACCtgtcttttgggggggggcggtaattaggtttatttatttatttgttcattcatttttaatggcggtgctggggattgaacccaggacctcgtgcattctaagcatgcgctcgaccactgagctacatcctccctcTCGAGACACTCCATTCTTAAGGTTGAGTTTGCCTTTGATTCTGGGGGAGAAAGCTGGTCAATATTCAAGGCTacaattatttacttttaaactgtgtctttaaaacttttattaaaaagaagttggggggagggtatagctcaagtggtagagtgcatgcgtagcatgcaaaaggtcctgggttcagtccccagtacctcctctaaaaattaataaataaacctaattatctccctacccctcaaaaaaatgaataaaattttaaaataaattaaatacattaaaaaaagaagttggaaCTGGATTTTAatcttctttgtatatttcaaTATTCAGCAATGAGAGAGATTCTGAATTTCTCAAAGCATTTCCCCGTGTATATCTAACCTCCATCTAGGAGCTGGTAAAACTGACATAAATCACTGTCTACACAGGGGCAAGTGGAGAATCTTCTCTCATGGATAATAAAAATGAACCCAGTAGCTGTTCAATCAAAACTGTGCCTGTGGGGCCCATATGTCATTTACTTTTAGAATATCTGTAAGGACATTTTTAAACCTTGGATCCTTGTCCTTTTGCAGCTCCTACCTCAGCTCCTGAAAACTTAGCCGTCTGGCCAGTCAATGGCAAACCTACAGCTGTCACTGTAGCTTGGGATGCACTGCCTGAGTCCGAGGGGAAAGTGAGAGGTAGGAACCTCATTACCTAAAGTAGAAGGTGTGTGTGGGAATGAAACACCCCAAAGGGAGATGTGTGCATTGACTGCGATAGACACTGGTTCTAATCGCAGGCTTGGTGATGGAAAGAGCAACAGGGAAACAACACACATATATGTGGTGCTGAGCCGGTGGACAAGAATAATTCATGCAGGGGTTGCATTGCCAGTAAGACCCCGGTCGTCACGAAGATGACttttcactttccctctctgcAGGGATTTTGATGCTGCTATCAGGAGGGTATGGGTGTGACCTCATAACCTTTAACCAAGAAATGACACCTTGTTTCCCATGCTATGGGTCTTTTCATTGTGCCAGTAAGATCATGGGGAATAGAAGTGAGCAGGAACCCCACAGGAccataaatgtctttatttgggTTTGGAAATCAAGGAATAAAATagaagggaaaacagattttttttttccctatttgtcAGCATTTtgaacaattgatttttttttttttttggttaaggaAAATAAGacctcaaaatagaaaaaatactgtagattaaaaaaaaatgaaagaataaaatattcacaacttgctaaattttaatatagtctgttgagaatattaaagaaaagtaCAGATAATTTCTTTCTAATGTGAAACATTCAAGAACCTTTCAGAAGTCTGTCTGGAGATGTTTAAAAAGGTGGTGTTGAGGTTTACCCCCGACACTGCCTGTAAAAGGAGTTCTAAGGTGCTTTTTCTTGTTGCTTGATTTTGGAAGAAAACTTTTAAGCCTAGTATGAAAAGTTTGTTAAGCTTaacaaacaaattcagaaaagtaCCACTAATCTCCTTTGAGAATTTATCAATTGAAAAACTGAATGGTTCTCTTTTGTATTCAACTGAAAGTTATCTTTGTTGACCTATGAGGATGTCTTTTCACGGAACAGTAGACGTTATGGAAGGTAGACATGCGATGGTATTTTCTAAACTTAATGCTGTCTAACGTCCCAGGTTTCTAAAGAATATATTGTACGATTCTTGCCTATTTTTTTCAGTGgaataaatcagaaacaaatgaagagaagaaataattagtTGGCCCCctttaatcattctttttatgacaaCTTGAACACTGGCTTCTGTATTACTATCATGATGCTGAGAAGGCTTCTGAAACTTGAATAAAGACATGTTTTGGCTTACTACCTTTTTTAGTGATTAAAAAGTTGATTATTGCTCCTTTAGTGATGTTATTACcatgctatttttttcttcccctctcccacatctTAGTTTCTATTTATAGCTCTTTGGCAAACGAAGCTCCCTGGTTGTCAATTAAATAGGCccagaaataataatagctactgaGTTTTTATGTCTGAAAGAACTCACGTACCTCCCTCAAGGCATAGTGGTGGGGATAAATTCATAATTATCCTGGGACactttttatatatgagaaatataaaacataataaaaggaTATACTTTGACATGGTTAAATTTTTTCCAGATGAAttgaatccagaaaaaaaatctgaattacaAAATTTTATAGACAGTgggttcttttaatttttacttttgaccACCACAAATGACTAGTTTGCTCATTTTTCATGAGAAAagaatgttgtcttttttttcagaaaaatgctgcAAAAGCATTTTTGGTTGAAGGTTTTTTAATTAACgtactttttaaagataagatcTTACGGAAAAGGAGAGGTTTTCCATGTGTCCCTAGGAAGGATGATAATTGCTTGGTTATTCTgtaattcaaattattttcctttttcggCTCCTACTCATATTAATTTGATAAGTTTTATAAATCTCGAGTTCTCTGGCAAGAAAACAGGCATGACGGTTTTTAGTTGAGGTTGAAAATTATGCTTTAAAATGTGGCTTCCTTATGTTGCAGTATTTCCATATAAGCATAGAGATACATCAGTTCCTTAGACTGAATTTGCTATGATTTTTAAAGGTCCAGGACATTATATGTTTATAGACATAGCCAATTAGAGATGGAAATATTAGACATCATATAAATCAATGACTCAGCAacttttcagcacagttttaaaTACTGTAAAAAATCCTTATCTGACTATATTAAGAACTTTTATAATCCCCATGAAAGTGAAATGATATTCCAGATACAGCATTTAGCTGGCTTAATGTACAAATGAAAATAGCgccaaataaaatgaaactctTAAAGGTGGCAACAGCTATTCAGAATCAGTTCCTAGTAGTTGTCATTTTTATCCCCCTGTGGTTTCTTGTATCCTGGGTATAGTCTGTCATAGTAAATTAGTAAACACAGTGAAGAAAAAACTCAAATGCAGAGTAAGTATTTTTAGTAAATTGTATGAATCCTGGTCTCCTGGGTTCCATATGTTTAGTTTGCTGTCAATGGAAAATTGCCAGCCGATTGAGTCCGTAGCCCTCCCTGTCTGGTAGCCTGAACCAGTGCCAGGTCACCTCCTCCTGCGCCTTTAGGCTCCAGCTGCTGACTTGGCGTGCATTGCTAGAGTATTAATTTTAGTAATGCACGTTCTAATTCATCCTGCCCATACAGTCTGTCTGCTGGACACAGGACtgttttcagtttcctccttccaACCGTCTGCCAAATCATTTCAGAGTACATTCTTTCATACGCCCCGGCTCTCAAACCATTCGGAGCAAAGTCCCTCACCTATCCGGGAGAGACTACTTCTGCCCTAGTGGATGGGCTGCAGCCTGGGGAACGCTATCTTTTCAAAATCCGAGCCGCAAACAGGAGAGGAATGGGACCTCATTCCAAAGCCTTCGTTGTCGCTATGCCAACAAGTAAGCATTGTGtatttgtgtctttctctctctcttccttgctgCTAACTGTGGTGTTGCTTTGAATCATGCTCTTGGGTTTAGAACTGCTCCATTGGTGGTTCTGGGAGTTAAGGGGATCAATCcctaataatttctaaaatatttttgtagttcCTTTAGAAATTAGTCTTCCCAAAGACTAAAATGTTATTGATTGTGAATAATATTAATTATGATTACAATATTACCATAAGATGAATGTATTAATTAGATGACTCATCTCATGTCATTTTGTAATTTGGGGTTTTTGATGACAGGGAAAGAACATTTGTACAGGTGTCATGTGACATTTTTAGTTGTTAGCTTGTTTCAATTAATAAATagcatgtaaaatttttatagtttgcATGCCTTTGTTTTGGAGGATAACTTTTACTCAGAATTTCAGTTGCCTTGTTTATCTGATCAGTATCAAAACCTAGCAGGTTAATACAATCCAAAATTGGAGTGGCGTGTTTCTGCCTCCCTACATTTACCCCAGAAATTGATAGCTCTCTCCTTCATGCTGTACTGTGAGCTCTCTCCAGTGTTATATACTGCAATATTAAACAGGTCTGTCCTAGAAAACCTGAAATAGATGAAGTTTGTTCCCTTTGAATCCCCCATTGTTATATAAATCCCCTTACACTGACCCTTCTCGAATTCACTCCTGCTCTCAAGAAAGGACAAATTAAAGGGTACACGTCATATAATGTTTGCCTACCAcaagtgtctttttattttaggctttatTGTGGGATTACAAATGTATCCATTATTGAAGGGATTTTAAGCAAGAAGGAAAGAGCAAGTACATGTCAGGCAGAATAGGGAACACTTTGTAATGCCTCAAAATTACAAATTTGTAGCTCACCCCagtcatttgcaaattacacacAGCACATCTCCATATAGTTTTGAGTACAGATCATTCAACATTTTGTGCCAGGCTTATATTCATTTCTCGCCTCCATTGTAAAGAACAGCTATCATTTGTAACATCTTGACTGTTATATAAAGAAAGTCCCACATAAGATTTTGCACTTCCAAAATCAATGGATTACTTCAAAGTACTCGTTTCAGAATTCCTTCAAATAAGCTGTGACATAGCCTGATTTGATTTATAGAAATTTGATACACACATATCTTCTAGGACTATATTACTTAAAGCAAAATTGAATTTTAACAGATATGACTATAATTGGGAAAATAAGTGTCCAGTGTTTAAAGAAGAAGTTATCAATGATAATGACTAATTTTAAACACCTCCATGCTACCAACTTAAATACTCATTTTCTGTTGCACATCTTTCAAATGTCTTCTTCGatgataaattctttaaaatctatttcagcCCCTACCAGTGAGCCTGAGGTTCAGCAGAAAGCAGACATGGACGATCATCAGAAACCTGAAAAGCCTGAACCTTCCTCATCTTCTCCTAAAGTTCCAGCCTCCTCAAAACACACTCATTTGCCTGTTTCTCACCAAGGGAGAAATGTCAAGACCCCCCTCCTTGACTTGAAGAACAAAATATTGGCTAATGGTAGGCTGCCCAGAAAACCCCAGGCCCCCACTAGGAGCAGTGAAGGGCTGGACCTCCAGTCGACAGATATCACTGATGAGGCGGAGCTGGATTCTCCAGGGGATCCACCAACGTCGCATTCGGAGACCCAAGGCCAGAAGCCCCAGCAGAGGCCACCAAGTAGATCCGTCCACCCAGTCCTCACTCCTGGGAGGATGCCAATGAGAGCCCGAATGCCAGTACTGCCCCGAAAGGAGGGTGTGGACAAGCCTGGCTCCGCGCCGGCCCCCCACCCTCGTCCAGGGGCGCCCCCCTCGGCATCGGCCTCTTCTGCCGCCCACACACCCTTGGAGGACAGCGCTCACCGTACTTCGGGGGCGCCCTCTACCAACCGGCCTTCGAGCTCTACTGACAATGACTCAGTGGGcgaagaggaggaagagccagCCGCAGGTTCCCCTCACCCCAAGGACGCCACCTCCCAGCAGCCGCCTCGCAAAACTCGGCCCGCCCTGTCGCCCAGCCGCCAGTCAGCCTGGAACGCTCTGCGCGACAGAAGCTTCGCGCACCACAGTACAAAGCCAGCCTTGCCGGCTCAGAGGGCGCCCCATTCCGAGGATGGAGAGGAAATTTCGAGGGCTTCAGCCCCACCCTCAAGACTTTCTCCACCGCACGGGGGGTCATCTCAGCTGCAGCCCACCGAACCACACCCCAGGTCTCCGCTCTCCAGGGGCTGGAAGGATGGTCACAATGCCCCAGCCGCCAAGGCCAATGGGCCATCACGGTCCACCAAGTCTTCCTTGGTCTCCTCTCGTCTATCCTCCAGGACACAGGCCTCTGAGGAGGCAGATGACTCTGACGGTGATGGTGACAATGCTGCAGAAGATAAAGGGAGGCAGGCCGAAGCCACGGCTCCAACATTCCGGGCCCGGCTGCCTGCGGGTTCGCCAGTCTCCGGACGTTTTAATTTGCTCAGGAACAGGCCCTTTGCCGCTCATGGTAGATACCCCCACAGGTTTGGCAGCCCCCGAGGACCCCGGTTACAGCCCTCCAGCTCCCCTCCGTCCACCGTGTCCTCCCAGGTTCACCCTAGGGTGAATTCTCCCGCAGCTTCTGACTATAGGCGAGTCTCGGGAATCAATGAAGACagtgaagaggaggaggcagaagacgAAAAGCCACTTACGGCCGCCGTGGTGAATGACCATGTGCCTTCCTTCTCCAGGCAGCCTGCCTCCCGAGGCGCCGACTACCTGAGAAGTCCCCAAAGTGGAGCGAGCCTGCTGCGGAAGGAGCCCCTCGCGGAGAACCCCAAATCCGCCGGCACGTGGGCAGGGGTGCATCCTCAGGCCAAATCTCTATCCTCTAAGGCGCAGGATGTTCAGCAGAGCACGGACGCGGGCGTGGACCGGAGTTCTCCCAAAACACAATTGTCTCTCGCTCGGCCGCCCACAGCACGGTCTCAGCACCATCCCGGGTCCATCGCTCCGGGAAAGCATCCTTCCTCAACCGTCTCCGCGTCCCAGAAACAGCCCCATGGGCCCCAGAGCAAGGAAGCGGGGCGTCCGCCTTCCAAACCCCAGGCCGGGCGTCCTCCCCCCACGCCACAGGAAAGTGCCTCCTTCTCAGACCCTTACTCGACCAGAGGCAGACAGTCCTCCCTTACGGCCAGCTCCCGTGGGGTGCTCCCCACTTCTCCCCAGAATCAGGACGAGGATTCTAAGAGCAGATATGGCGGAAACCACGATGACAGCGCAGAAGCAGAGGCCCGCGGTGTCCCGGCGCCCGCACACTCGGCCAAGGACGCCACACCGTCCCTTCCCAAGCACCGACAGGTGGAGGCTCCGGGAGGAAGCGCGGGCGACAGTCGCCTCCGCAGACCCCTAGGCAGGcccggcagcccccacccccacgcccgcACCAGGGTCCCGGGCAGAGCAGGGCCCCAGGCGGTGGGGAAGAAGGACGGTGCGTCCCAGGCCACATCATCCAAAAGGGAGCCCCTGCCGTCTAAATCGCAGCAGTCGGTCTCGGCTGAGGAGGATGAAGATGTGGTGTTTTTTAAAGGAGGGAAGGACAAGGACGAGGACCCGCTGTCTTCCTCGGTTCCAAAGTGGCCCTCCTCCTTCATCCCCAGGGGCGACAAATATGCTAATGGGAACATCGCCAAGGGGGAGACGGACCCTGTCATCGTGCTTGAGCCTCCCAGAGTGAGCTCCCGGCAGGATGTGAATGCCACCCCGGTCAAGCGTCCTCCTCCGCCACCTCCGGGCGGCTCCCCGAGAGCTTCCCACCACCCGCCCAGACAGCCACCTCGCAGCCCTGCCACCCCAAGCCCCACCGTGGGCACCCCCGCCCGGCCGCAGTTCACCACGCGCGCCCCTGCCGTCCACTCCTCCACCACCCCGATGCTGTCCTTGCGCCAGCGCATGATGAACGCCAGGTTCCGGAACCCCTTCTCCCGCGCGCCTGTGAGACCCCCTTCCAGACAAGGTAATTTGTTTTTACCTCAACATTTATTTTCGGTTCTCAGCGGTGGTCGTAGCAATTTCAagagccttttatttttattgagcatctgctctgtCCAAGCATTTTGTTAAGAGCTTTGCAGATGTAACTTGATCTTGTCCTCTTAAGCGTCTCCTGGGGTTTGCATTGCTTCTCCTGGTCTTCAGACGAAACTAGGACTCAGTGACCTGAGTGGTTTGCTGGCACTCAGACAGCTGTGAAGTGACTGAGCTGCAATTCTAATCCCAAACACGAATTCTACAGCTCTCTGTCGCTCTGCTATCTCAAACTGCTTCTTTGAGTTCCTCCACAAATCCTCTAATTGGTGAAATTGTGTCACAGCCATGATGCCAAACTCAGGTTCCTGCGTTTTAGGTTGTTTTTAGTTGTTTCCACGCCGTGGTATATTAAGGAATCCGCAGGAAGGAGTTAGACGCCTGTGCGGACTGGGTCTCGTCCCTGGTGGTGCTGCGTATAAAACGTCCAACTGAGCACACCTTGGGATCAACTCAAATGTCTTAGGTGAGAGTTGCTCAGACGTTGCACTCTGGATGTCGTTTAAAATCTCCAGAAAGGGCATGTTAAGGACAATTGTCACACAGAGGCGTAACAGGCAGTTGTGTGACTTCCATTGAGGACAGAATGTAGACAGCTATGAATTGGAGTCTACATGGACCCCAGGGCAGGATCTAAGCTATTTATCTGAAATCTGCATTCAGTC
This portion of the Camelus ferus isolate YT-003-E chromosome 8, BCGSAC_Cfer_1.0, whole genome shotgun sequence genome encodes:
- the FNDC1 gene encoding fibronectin type III domain-containing protein 1 isoform X1 is translated as MAPEVRAPPRARRPLPWAALLLLAALLPVVSSARAPVDGCAVCIADHPLKPRHVKLLSTKMGLKVTWDPPNDATSRPVEHYNIAYGKSLKSLKYIKVNAETHSFLIEDVEPGVVYFVLVTAENRSGVSRPVYRAESQPGGEWIKIDGFPIKGPGPFNETVTEKEVPNKPLRVRVRSSDDRLSVAWKAPRLSGAKSPRRSRGFLLGYGESGRKMNYVPLTRDERTHEIKKLASESVYVVSLQSMNSRGRSQPVYRAALTKRKISEEDELDVPEDINVRVMSSQSVLVAWVDPVLEKQKKVVASRQYTVRYREKGELARWDYRQVSNRRVLIDSLVPDTMYEFAVRISQGERDGKWSTSVFQRTPESAPTSAPENLAVWPVNGKPTAVTVAWDALPESEGKVREYILSYAPALKPFGAKSLTYPGETTSALVDGLQPGERYLFKIRAANRRGMGPHSKAFVVAMPTTPTSEPEVQQKADMDDHQKPEKPEPSSSSPKVPASSKHTHLPVSHQGRNVKTPLLDLKNKILANGRLPRKPQAPTRSSEGLDLQSTDITDEAELDSPGDPPTSHSETQGQKPQQRPPSRSVHPVLTPGRMPMRARMPVLPRKEGVDKPGSAPAPHPRPGAPPSASASSAAHTPLEDSAHRTSGAPSTNRPSSSTDNDSVGEEEEEPAAGSPHPKDATSQQPPRKTRPALSPSRQSAWNALRDRSFAHHSTKPALPAQRAPHSEDGEEISRASAPPSRLSPPHGGSSQLQPTEPHPRSPLSRGWKDGHNAPAAKANGPSRSTKSSLVSSRLSSRTQASEEADDSDGDGDNAAEDKGRQAEATAPTFRARLPAGSPVSGRFNLLRNRPFAAHGRYPHRFGSPRGPRLQPSSSPPSTVSSQVHPRVNSPAASDYRRVSGINEDSEEEEAEDEKPLTAAVVNDHVPSFSRQPASRGADYLRSPQSGASLLRKEPLAENPKSAGTWAGVHPQAKSLSSKAQDVQQSTDAGVDRSSPKTQLSLARPPTARSQHHPGSIAPGKHPSSTVSASQKQPHGPQSKEAGRPPSKPQAGRPPPTPQESASFSDPYSTRGRQSSLTASSRGVLPTSPQNQDEDSKSRYGGNHDDSAEAEARGVPAPAHSAKDATPSLPKHRQVEAPGGSAGDSRLRRPLGRPGSPHPHARTRVPGRAGPQAVGKKDGASQATSSKREPLPSKSQQSVSAEEDEDVVFFKGGKDKDEDPLSSSVPKWPSSFIPRGDKYANGNIAKGETDPVIVLEPPRVSSRQDVNATPVKRPPPPPPGGSPRASHHPPRQPPRSPATPSPTVGTPARPQFTTRAPAVHSSTTPMLSLRQRMMNARFRNPFSRAPVRPPSRQGFNGRANLEGKVLPGSNGKPSGQRIINGPQGTKWVVDLDRGLVLNAEGRYLQDSQGNPLRVKLGGDGRTIVDLGGTPVVSPDGLPLFGQGRHGKPLASAQDKPILSLGGKPLMGLEVIRTTTHVPTTTTTTTTTTTRSTTTTTPRPTTTTTRRPTTTRTTTQTTTTAATTTTTPEPTTPIPTCPPGTLERHDQDGNLIMSSSGVPECYPEEDEFSGLETDTTVPTEEAYVVYDEDYEFETSKPPATTKPSTTAATPAVIPTEGSISSYPEEEFDLAGKKRFVAPYVTYLNKDPSAPCSLTDALDHFQVDSLDEIIPNDLKKTDLPPQHSPRNITVVAVEGCHSFVIVDWDKAAPGDTVTGYLVYSASYEDFIRNKWSTQASSVTHLPIENLKPNTRYYFKVQAKNPHGYGPVSSSVSFVTESDNPLLVVRPPGGEPIWIPFAFKHDPGYTDCHGRQYVKRTWYRKFVGVILCNSLRYKIYLSDNLKDTFYSIGDSWGRGEDHCQFVDSHLDGRTGPQSYIEALPTIPGYHRQYRQEPVSFGNIGFGTPYYYVGWYECGVSIPGKW
- the FNDC1 gene encoding fibronectin type III domain-containing protein 1 isoform X2, translated to MAPEVRAPPRARRPLPWAALLLLAALLPVVSSARAPADHPLKPRHVKLLSTKMGLKVTWDPPNDATSRPVEHYNIAYGKSLKSLKYIKVNAETHSFLIEDVEPGVVYFVLVTAENRSGVSRPVYRAESQPGGEWIKIDGFPIKGPGPFNETVTEKEVPNKPLRVRVRSSDDRLSVAWKAPRLSGAKSPRRSRGFLLGYGESGRKMNYVPLTRDERTHEIKKLASESVYVVSLQSMNSRGRSQPVYRAALTKRKISEEDELDVPEDINVRVMSSQSVLVAWVDPVLEKQKKVVASRQYTVRYREKGELARWDYRQVSNRRVLIDSLVPDTMYEFAVRISQGERDGKWSTSVFQRTPESAPTSAPENLAVWPVNGKPTAVTVAWDALPESEGKVREYILSYAPALKPFGAKSLTYPGETTSALVDGLQPGERYLFKIRAANRRGMGPHSKAFVVAMPTTPTSEPEVQQKADMDDHQKPEKPEPSSSSPKVPASSKHTHLPVSHQGRNVKTPLLDLKNKILANGRLPRKPQAPTRSSEGLDLQSTDITDEAELDSPGDPPTSHSETQGQKPQQRPPSRSVHPVLTPGRMPMRARMPVLPRKEGVDKPGSAPAPHPRPGAPPSASASSAAHTPLEDSAHRTSGAPSTNRPSSSTDNDSVGEEEEEPAAGSPHPKDATSQQPPRKTRPALSPSRQSAWNALRDRSFAHHSTKPALPAQRAPHSEDGEEISRASAPPSRLSPPHGGSSQLQPTEPHPRSPLSRGWKDGHNAPAAKANGPSRSTKSSLVSSRLSSRTQASEEADDSDGDGDNAAEDKGRQAEATAPTFRARLPAGSPVSGRFNLLRNRPFAAHGRYPHRFGSPRGPRLQPSSSPPSTVSSQVHPRVNSPAASDYRRVSGINEDSEEEEAEDEKPLTAAVVNDHVPSFSRQPASRGADYLRSPQSGASLLRKEPLAENPKSAGTWAGVHPQAKSLSSKAQDVQQSTDAGVDRSSPKTQLSLARPPTARSQHHPGSIAPGKHPSSTVSASQKQPHGPQSKEAGRPPSKPQAGRPPPTPQESASFSDPYSTRGRQSSLTASSRGVLPTSPQNQDEDSKSRYGGNHDDSAEAEARGVPAPAHSAKDATPSLPKHRQVEAPGGSAGDSRLRRPLGRPGSPHPHARTRVPGRAGPQAVGKKDGASQATSSKREPLPSKSQQSVSAEEDEDVVFFKGGKDKDEDPLSSSVPKWPSSFIPRGDKYANGNIAKGETDPVIVLEPPRVSSRQDVNATPVKRPPPPPPGGSPRASHHPPRQPPRSPATPSPTVGTPARPQFTTRAPAVHSSTTPMLSLRQRMMNARFRNPFSRAPVRPPSRQGFNGRANLEGKVLPGSNGKPSGQRIINGPQGTKWVVDLDRGLVLNAEGRYLQDSQGNPLRVKLGGDGRTIVDLGGTPVVSPDGLPLFGQGRHGKPLASAQDKPILSLGGKPLMGLEVIRTTTHVPTTTTTTTTTTTRSTTTTTPRPTTTTTRRPTTTRTTTQTTTTAATTTTTPEPTTPIPTCPPGTLERHDQDGNLIMSSSGVPECYPEEDEFSGLETDTTVPTEEAYVVYDEDYEFETSKPPATTKPSTTAATPAVIPTEGSISSYPEEEFDLAGKKRFVAPYVTYLNKDPSAPCSLTDALDHFQVDSLDEIIPNDLKKTDLPPQHSPRNITVVAVEGCHSFVIVDWDKAAPGDTVTGYLVYSASYEDFIRNKWSTQASSVTHLPIENLKPNTRYYFKVQAKNPHGYGPVSSSVSFVTESDNPLLVVRPPGGEPIWIPFAFKHDPGYTDCHGRQYVKRTWYRKFVGVILCNSLRYKIYLSDNLKDTFYSIGDSWGRGEDHCQFVDSHLDGRTGPQSYIEALPTIPGYHRQYRQEPVSFGNIGFGTPYYYVGWYECGVSIPGKW